CCCTCGTCACCATGCGCAGCTTCTCCGAGGAGATCCGCTCGGGGACCATCGAGCTGCTTTTGACCTCGCCCGTCACCGACGGGACGCTCATTCTGGGAAAGTTTCTCGGAGCGGCGACGCTCTACGCGTCGATGCTCGGCTTGACGCTCGTCCACATCGGCATCCTGTTCTTTTTCGGGGATCCGGAGTGGCGGCCGCTCGTCGCCGGTTATCTGGGAATGCTCCTTCTCGGCTGCTCGTTCATCTCCGTGGGGCTTTTGTTCAGCAGTCTCACCCGCAACCAGGTCATCGCCGGATTTCTGTCGTTCGGAACGTTTCTCTTCCTGTGGCTGATCGAGTATGCGGAGAGCTGGGCGGGCTCGCTCTCGGGACTCGTCACCTACCTCTCGGTGACCAAACACATCGAGGCGTTCGCCAAGGGTGTCCTGGATACCCGCGACGTCGTCTATTACCTTTCGTTCATCGCGCTCGGTTTGTTTCTGACCCGTCAGTCGATCGAGTCGCTCCGCTGGAGGGGTTGACATGAAGCGAGTGTCCGTTTACGCCGGCGCCCTCGGCGCGGGGGCGCTTGTCGCCGGAGTCATCCTGTTCGTCACCCAGCGGCCTCGCGAGGTGTACTGGGCGACGTGCCTTTCGGCCGGGCTCCTGGCGATCGCCTTCTACGTCGTGAATCACTGGCGAGAGATCTCGACGTTCTGGGGCCGACGTGCGGCGAGAGAGGGAGCGAACTCGGGCCTCCTCGTCGCCATCGTCGTGGGCATTCTCGCCGCGGTGAACTTCATCTCCAACAATCACGCCAAGCAGTGGGACCTGACGGCGGCCAAGCAACATACCTTGTCCGAACAGTCGATACAGATCCTCGACGAGCTCGACCGCGACGTGAGAATCGTTCTCCTCGACATTCCCGCCCGAGCGGTGGCGGCGCGCGATCTGCTGGATCTCTACGACAACCAGGGCTCGCGCGTGTCGACCGAGGTCGTCGACCCCGAGGCGCAACCCGAGCGAGCCCTGGAGTTCCAGAGTCCGACGGAGCCGGGCATCACCCTGGGAACCGTGGTGGTCGAGGTCGGCGAGAAGACCGAGCGCGCCACCGCCGCGACCGAGCCCGAGATCACGAACGCCATCCTCCGGGCGCTCAAGGAGGAGCGCAAGAAGATCTACTTCGTGGGCGGCCATGGAGAAAAACCGATCGACGACGGCGAGCCCCAGAGCGGGCTTTCGATCATGAACGCCAAGCTAAAGGACTCGCTCTACGACACGGAAACGCTCGTTCTGGCGCGCTCGAGCGTGGACGAGCGGCTCTCGGTTCCGGCGGACGCCGATCTCGTCGTCGTCGCCGGGCCGCGAACGGATTTCTCCTCCGAGGAGATCGAAGCGCTGGACGCCTACATTCGCGGCGGGGGCAAGGCGGTATTTCTCGTCGATCCGTCGAGCCAGGGCGAGACCGACGCCCTGGTGAATTTCCTGAGGGAGCTGGGTGCCGATCTCGGAGACGATGTGGTGATCGACCGCTTCAGCAATCCAGCCGCTTATCCCGTCGTCAGCGACTACGGCCGTCACCCCATCGTGGAGAGCTTCCGCAACGTGCGGAGCATCTTCCCCCTCGTCCGTTCGGTATCCCGGCCCGAGGAGCTGCCCGAGGGCGTTTCCGCGACCGAGCTCTTCACCACGGCCGACGAGGAGAGCTGGGCGGAGACCCGCATCGAGGAGCTTGTCGAGCGGCAGGGTCCGGCCCCCGATCAGAAGCGTGGTCCCTTGAGCCTCGCTCTCGCGCTGACGCTCGTCGGCGAGGGCGGGGGGGACGGTGAGGACGCGACCGAGGCCCGGGTCGTCGTCGTAGGAGATTCGGACTTCATCGCCAACGAGCTGGCCCAGGCCCCGATCCTGAACGCGGATCTCTTTCTCAACATGGTTAACTGGGCCGCCCAGGACGAGGACCTCATGTCCATCCGCCCTCGCGAGCCCGAAGACCGCCGCATCTTTCTTTCGGCCCAGCAGCGAGGAAACGTCTTCTTTCTCTCGTTGCTCGTCGTGCCCGGAATCGTGCTGGTGACGGGCATTTCCGTGTGGTGGGGGAGGCGATAGGTTGAAACGCTCGACCGTCGCCGCCCTGGCCGTGCTCCTCCTGCTCGGCGGCTACATTTATTTCTTCGAGCGCGAGCCCGCTCCCGAGTCCGACGGCGAGCCGGTGTTCGACGTCGAGCAGGATTCCATCGTCCGGGTCGATATCCGGGAACGCGGCGAGCCCGAGGTGACGGTCGAAAAGAACGACGATGGCTGGCGGATCGTGGCGCCGATCGAGGCCGATGCCGATCCCGACGAGATCGATAACCTGCTCCGGAGCGCCGCCACGATGAGCTTCGAGCGCGCGGTCGCGAAAGCCTCCGAGGTCGACCTCGGCGCCTTCGGGCTCGTCGAGCCGTCGGTGACGTTCTCGTTCCGGACCGAAGCGGGCGAAGAGCAGGGTCTCGCCTTCGGCTCCGACACCCCGACGAGCGGCAACCGATACGCCCGCCGCCAGGGCGACGAGGACATCCTCGTCGTCGCTTCGCACTCGTCGCTCGGCTTCGAGAAGACCGCCTGGGACCTCAGAGACAAGAGCCTCTTCGACCTGTCCGAGGACGCCGAAGCGACGCGGATCGCGATCGACCGCCCCGCGGGCCGGCTCGTCTTCGCTCGAGTCGACGGCGACTGGCGCCTCGAGGAGCCCTTTCACGCTCGCGCCGAGGCCTACGAGGCGAGCGGGATCGCGTCACAGATCCAGAGCGCGGAGATGCAGGAGATCGTGACCGATGGCGATTTCGACCGGCCCGACTTCACCGTCCGGCTCGAGCTCGCGGGAGAGGAAGAACCGCTCGTCCTCGAGATCGGTGAGAAGAGGGACATCGACTATCTGGCGCGATCGCCCTCTCGCGCCGATCGCTTCCTCGTCGACGGGGCCCTGGTGGACGATCTCGCGAAGGAAGCGAGCGAGTACGTTTCGAAGAAGCTCTTCCACTACTCGACGTTTCAGGTCCACCGGTTTCGCATCGGGGAGCGAACGATCGAAAAGGACGGCTCGGGAGAGGAGGCCGTCTGGCGGGAGACCGCACCCCAAACGCGCGATCTCGATCGGTCGGTCGTGGAAGACCTCCTCTACAAGCTGAACAGTACGAGCGCCACCGAGATCGCGGAGGGCGTGGCGTTCGCACCGAAGGTCACGATCGCGGTCGTCTCCGGGGATCCCGAGCGGGAGGAGACGACCGAGCTCGGCGAGCCAGGAGAAGACGCGGTCTACGCCCGCCGCGAGGGCGACGACGTCCTCCTGAAGCTGCCTCTCGCGACCTGGCAGGAGATCGAGGCGCTTGTTCCGCTGACGCCGAAGGCCGAGACCGAGCCGGAGCCCGAAAACCCGTAGTCCAGAAAAAACGCAGAGACTCAAAGGCGCCAGGGCGCACCGGTCACATCTCGTCTTTTTTCAGTTCGGTGAGCGCTTCCTTTGCTCGGCATCAGTGCAGCAACCTGAAACCACAGGTATTTCGCCCTCGAACGATCTTGCGGCTGAGGTTTTCGTCCGCGGCGAACCGGAGCACCGATTGGCCTGTCTAGCCTGTCTTGGGGCGTCGGGCCAAGAGCCGATCGCGAATTCCTGTGGGGTCGAAACGCGATTCGTTCCGATCTCGGACCTGTTTCGCGAGATCGAGCCGTTGCTGAAGGTACTTCTCGACCTCATCCGGTCTACGAAGATAGTAAGCAATTACGGAATAGACGTCGGCGAGCTGGAGCGTGGGGTATTCACTCACGATTTCTTCCGCGGTTCCACCTTCCTTGAAGGCCGTGATGACGGTGTCCAGCGTCACCCTCGTCGTGCCGACACGCGCAACACCGTCGGCATCCATTCGAATGGGTACCGTTTCGACCCCAATCTCGAGTCCCACTTGCGCTCCTCCTAACGTGATTATAGGCATTTGCACCGATCAAAGCTGATCCCCTTTATAACTCGCCCTTTGCGTCTCCCCGTCTCGGCGCCATTGCGTTGATCGAGTCCTCCGAGCCCTTGTAGAGATCTCGCGCTCTCTCGCCCGCCTTGACGACGGCTTTGATGAGTGTCACGCGAAGCTTTCCCTCCTCGAGCTCGAGAAGACCGTCGATGGTGCAACCGGCGGGGGTCGTCACCTCATCCTTCAACAGCGCGGGATGAGCTCCCGACTCGAGAACCTGTTTGGCGGCGCCGAGAGTCGTCTGCGCCGCGAGCAGGGTGGCCACGTCGCGCGGCAGGCCGAGCTTCACGCCCGCCTCGGCGAGAGACTCGAGGATGACGTAGATGTAGGCCGGTCCGCTCGCGGAAAGCCCGGTCACGGCATCCATGTGCTTTTCGTCCATCACCAGCGTGCGGCCCACGGTGTCGAAGAGCTTCGCCGCCAGGGCGAGATCGCCCTCGTCGGCGCTCCTCCCCCGGCACAATACGGTCATCCCTTCGCCCACGGAGCACGGCGTGTTCGGCATCGCGCGCACGACGGGGACGTCCGCCGCGAGCTGGCGCTCGAGACTGGACGTCGGTACCGACGCGAGGATCGAGACCACGAGCTTGTCCCGGGTGAGAAACGGCGCGACCTCCGACACCACGTCTTCCATCGCCTGCGGCTTGACCGCCAGGAGGACGATGCCGGCCTCTCTCACCGCCGCCCGATTGTCGGTGGTCACCGAGAACGGAAGCTCGGAGTCGAGCTTCCGGGCGCGGTCGGGGTGCTTGACGGCCGCGAGGAGCTGGCCCGGTGTCACGAGCCCACGCGCGAGAAAGGCCTGAGCGAGCAGGCCTCCCATCTTTCCCAGGCCGAGGATGGCGAGCTTCTGGTTCAGTCGTTCCATAGTGATTCATCCTGGAGCAGCGACGCGGGGGTGACACTTCCCTTCCCGAAGCGAGCCAGGAGAGCGTCCCGCGCCCGATCGAGGCGTTCCTTCCGGTCTTCGGCGCCGAAGAGCGAGAGCTGCCGTGCCTCATCCGCGTCCTTCAAGTTGGAGAGGCTCACCCCGACGAGGCGCACCTTCCGACCCTCGAGCTCCACGCGGTCGAGCAGCGCGAGGACGGTTCGATAGATCTCGGCCGCGTCGTCGGTCCCCTCACGAAGGGTTCGAGAGCGCGTCTCGGTGACGAAGTGATGGTCGCGAAACTTGAGCGTCACCGTTTGACCGCGCACGTCGTGCTCCCGAAGGCGCGCCGCCACGGCGTCGGCGAGCTTCAGAAGCGTCCTTCGGACGCGTTCCATGTCGTCGATATCCTCGAGGAAAGTGGTCTCGTGGCCGATCGACTTGGGCTCGTGGTGCGGCACCACGGGCCGGTCGTCGATTCCTCGCGCGAGCCTCAGCAGATGCTCTCCGTGCTTTCCCGGACCGATCGTTTCCGGAGTCACGTTCCAGAGGTCCTTGATGCGGGAGAAGCCCATCTGGTGGAGACGTTCGGCGGACTTCGGCCCGACGCCCCAGAGTCGCTCGATGGGAAGCTCCTCGAGAAAGGCGAGCTCGCCTCCTTCGGGCACCACGACGAGACCGTCGGGCTTCTTCAGATCGGAAGCGATCTTGGCGAGGAACTTGTTGGGCGCGACGCCGATCGAGGCCTTGAGGCCCTCGCGCTCGAAGATGCCGAGCTTGATCTCGCGCGCCAGAGCCTCGCCCTTCTCCGGCAGGCAGATGACGCTCACGTCGAGAAAAGCCTCGTCGATCGAGATGGGCTCGACGAGATCGGTGTAGCTCCGAAAAAACGCCATGATGCCGCGGGAGACGCGCTGGTACTTCTTCATGTCGCTCGGGAGGTAGATGCCGTTCGGACAGGCGCGGTAGGCGCGGCCGATGGGCATGGCGGAGCGCACGCCGAACTTCCTCGCCTCGTAGGAAGCGGCGGCGACGACGCCCCGGCCGGCGCCGGCCCTGGGGTCGGCCCCCACGACGACCGGCTTGCCGCGGTACTCGGGGTGATCGCGCTCTTCGATGGACGTGTAGAACGCATCCATGTCGACATGGAGGATCGTTCTCGCCACGGACCGCAAAGCCCTCTCTCGGCGCTTCAGTAACCGAGCTTCTTACAGTAGCCGCTATTGTAGCAGGGGCGGTCGGGCTCGATGAGGCAGGGACGCCGGACGGGATAGTCGAGATCCTCCCGGCACGGCTCCTCTTTCACGAATTCGGACAGGGCGGGATGGAACCCGCGCCTCAGGAGCTCCTCGCGGACCAGGGCCCGCACGCGTTCTCGGTCGATCATGGCGCGAGCTCGACGTGATCCACGACGGCGACCACGGCGGCGTCCAGGGGGCTTTCCGGGCGTCCCGAGACCATTGCCGCCGAACGGCCTTCGAGAACCACGAGAACCCGGTCCCCTTCGCCGGCGTCCACCCCGTCCACGGCGAGAATCGGCTCGCCTTTGGCCCGCTGGTCGAGGCCGAGAGGCTGCACCAGGAGCAGCTTTCGCCCTTCGAGCTTGTAGTGCTTCTCGGTGGCGACGACGCTCCCGGTCACTTCACCCAGGATCACGTGTTCACCACGTCCACTTTGCCGGCGATCCCGACGTCGGCGGGGACCGTATCCGGGAGGAACAAGAAGGCGGCCTCCCGCCCCTTGACGAAGAAGACGCGCTCGCCGATCCCGACCCCCACGCCGTCGACGGCGACCACGGGGGCGCCGGTGGGCGAGCCGGCAGGATCCACGGGCTGGATCACCAGAAGCCGCCGACCGACGAGCCCCGAGTCTTTCACCGTGGCGACGAGCGTTCCGACGACATCAGCGAGCTGCATAGTCGATCTCGTCCACGATGCCGGCGATCGCGGCGTCGACGGGGCGGTCGGCGCACCCCGTGGCCATGCGGGCAGAGCTTCCCGACACGACGAGCACGAGCTCGCCGACGCCCGCATCCACCGTGTCGACGGCCACGACGTAACCGTCCTTCTCTCGCCCGTCGGGGTCGACCGTGCGGACGATGAGAAGCTTGAAGCCCTCGAGCTTCTCGTCCTTGCGCGTCGCCACGACGGTGCCGGCCACCCGCCCGATGATCAATGCTCGCTCGCCTCCACGGCGCTCACGACGCCGCGCAAACTTCTACTTAGAGTCGGACTTTCCGATCGGAAGTCGATCTTCGAGGCTCGAGTGAGGTCTCGGGATGACGTGGACCGATATGAGCTCGCCCACGCGGCGCGCCGCCGCGGCGCCCGCGTCGGTCGCCGCCTTGCACGCGGCCACGTCGCCGCGCACGATGGCGGTCACGTAGCCGGCACCGATCTTCTCGTAGCCGATGAGCGTCACCTTGGCCGCCTTGACCATCGCGTCCGAGGCCTCGATCATCGCAACCAGACCCTTGGTCTCGATCATTCCCAATGCTTCACCGATAGATTCGGCCATGAATCCTCCCTAGATTGTTGAACGTTTCGAAACGCTCGTCACGAGCCCACCTCACGGATCGCATCCGAGATCAGCTGGACGAGCTCGCCTCGAGTGAGCTGCAAGACTTCCTCG
Above is a genomic segment from Vicinamibacteria bacterium containing:
- the eutM gene encoding ethanolamine utilization microcompartment protein EutM, producing the protein MAESIGEALGMIETKGLVAMIEASDAMVKAAKVTLIGYEKIGAGYVTAIVRGDVAACKAATDAGAAAARRVGELISVHVIPRPHSSLEDRLPIGKSDSK
- the dinB gene encoding DNA polymerase IV, with the translated sequence MARTILHVDMDAFYTSIEERDHPEYRGKPVVVGADPRAGAGRGVVAAASYEARKFGVRSAMPIGRAYRACPNGIYLPSDMKKYQRVSRGIMAFFRSYTDLVEPISIDEAFLDVSVICLPEKGEALAREIKLGIFEREGLKASIGVAPNKFLAKIASDLKKPDGLVVVPEGGELAFLEELPIERLWGVGPKSAERLHQMGFSRIKDLWNVTPETIGPGKHGEHLLRLARGIDDRPVVPHHEPKSIGHETTFLEDIDDMERVRRTLLKLADAVAARLREHDVRGQTVTLKFRDHHFVTETRSRTLREGTDDAAEIYRTVLALLDRVELEGRKVRLVGVSLSNLKDADEARQLSLFGAEDRKERLDRARDALLARFGKGSVTPASLLQDESLWND
- a CDS encoding DUF4340 domain-containing protein, which produces MKRSTVAALAVLLLLGGYIYFFEREPAPESDGEPVFDVEQDSIVRVDIRERGEPEVTVEKNDDGWRIVAPIEADADPDEIDNLLRSAATMSFERAVAKASEVDLGAFGLVEPSVTFSFRTEAGEEQGLAFGSDTPTSGNRYARRQGDEDILVVASHSSLGFEKTAWDLRDKSLFDLSEDAEATRIAIDRPAGRLVFARVDGDWRLEEPFHARAEAYEASGIASQIQSAEMQEIVTDGDFDRPDFTVRLELAGEEEPLVLEIGEKRDIDYLARSPSRADRFLVDGALVDDLAKEASEYVSKKLFHYSTFQVHRFRIGERTIEKDGSGEEAVWRETAPQTRDLDRSVVEDLLYKLNSTSATEIAEGVAFAPKVTIAVVSGDPEREETTELGEPGEDAVYARREGDDVLLKLPLATWQEIEALVPLTPKAETEPEPENP
- a CDS encoding EutN/CcmL family microcompartment protein produces the protein MQLADVVGTLVATVKDSGLVGRRLLVIQPVDPAGSPTGAPVVAVDGVGVGIGERVFFVKGREAAFLFLPDTVPADVGIAGKVDVVNT
- a CDS encoding EutN/CcmL family microcompartment protein; protein product: MILGEVTGSVVATEKHYKLEGRKLLLVQPLGLDQRAKGEPILAVDGVDAGEGDRVLVVLEGRSAAMVSGRPESPLDAAVVAVVDHVELAP
- the proC gene encoding pyrroline-5-carboxylate reductase, which translates into the protein MERLNQKLAILGLGKMGGLLAQAFLARGLVTPGQLLAAVKHPDRARKLDSELPFSVTTDNRAAVREAGIVLLAVKPQAMEDVVSEVAPFLTRDKLVVSILASVPTSSLERQLAADVPVVRAMPNTPCSVGEGMTVLCRGRSADEGDLALAAKLFDTVGRTLVMDEKHMDAVTGLSASGPAYIYVILESLAEAGVKLGLPRDVATLLAAQTTLGAAKQVLESGAHPALLKDEVTTPAGCTIDGLLELEEGKLRVTLIKAVVKAGERARDLYKGSEDSINAMAPRRGDAKGEL
- a CDS encoding ABC transporter permease — protein: MATLWAVWRREVQAYFASPIAYVVLAFFIFLYGYFFYDYLYLFIERGMGRGGFGGPEVMNLNEDLIRWLFHTTCILVLFLLPLVTMRSFSEEIRSGTIELLLTSPVTDGTLILGKFLGAATLYASMLGLTLVHIGILFFFGDPEWRPLVAGYLGMLLLGCSFISVGLLFSSLTRNQVIAGFLSFGTFLFLWLIEYAESWAGSLSGLVTYLSVTKHIEAFAKGVLDTRDVVYYLSFIALGLFLTRQSIESLRWRG
- a CDS encoding Gldg family protein, with product MKRVSVYAGALGAGALVAGVILFVTQRPREVYWATCLSAGLLAIAFYVVNHWREISTFWGRRAAREGANSGLLVAIVVGILAAVNFISNNHAKQWDLTAAKQHTLSEQSIQILDELDRDVRIVLLDIPARAVAARDLLDLYDNQGSRVSTEVVDPEAQPERALEFQSPTEPGITLGTVVVEVGEKTERATAATEPEITNAILRALKEERKKIYFVGGHGEKPIDDGEPQSGLSIMNAKLKDSLYDTETLVLARSSVDERLSVPADADLVVVAGPRTDFSSEEIEALDAYIRGGGKAVFLVDPSSQGETDALVNFLRELGADLGDDVVIDRFSNPAAYPVVSDYGRHPIVESFRNVRSIFPLVRSVSRPEELPEGVSATELFTTADEESWAETRIEELVERQGPAPDQKRGPLSLALALTLVGEGGGDGEDATEARVVVVGDSDFIANELAQAPILNADLFLNMVNWAAQDEDLMSIRPREPEDRRIFLSAQQRGNVFFLSLLVVPGIVLVTGISVWWGRR
- a CDS encoding EutN/CcmL family microcompartment protein; translation: MIIGRVAGTVVATRKDEKLEGFKLLIVRTVDPDGREKDGYVVAVDTVDAGVGELVLVVSGSSARMATGCADRPVDAAIAGIVDEIDYAAR
- a CDS encoding DUF433 domain-containing protein, producing the protein MDADGVARVGTTRVTLDTVITAFKEGGTAEEIVSEYPTLQLADVYSVIAYYLRRPDEVEKYLQQRLDLAKQVRDRNESRFDPTGIRDRLLARRPKTG